In the Anguilla anguilla isolate fAngAng1 chromosome 7, fAngAng1.pri, whole genome shotgun sequence genome, one interval contains:
- the ikbip gene encoding inhibitor of nuclear factor kappa-B kinase-interacting protein isoform X1, producing MPSNELKQRKKTPQGKQDDKSDDTSKPTAKEDEAKKADVTEGKLCAGERPTSQTLDLRTIACLLSIAVCLSLSWVVLQQNIKFAEVEEKYKLLYQKTAVLQELENEIGQITRKLDSSENDLQGAMSSVSLVNKLERDISGLHAAIMAIQDSEHSASLDIQGINRHFLNVTEAWQASLELITRDIGGLKAESRAAHGRVTEKVNEAEGKARATRKRLAELEDSTRMNARALENTEEDDARRVRDQLDWNTRQIGQLEERQRALSRRDAELRDALAEHLPRAERCEEHLPAVEDAVRSILRLAADLGAAQRRVEELTLQVFGVEDSALKAVSEILAIQQALDAMQADNSILKMRNDLGVVKETVKEMYRARRELAHPEPPSQQEAQDEGEPDKLPEHEPAELGDV from the exons ATGCCGAGTAATGAactgaaacagagaaagaaaactcCACAAGGAAAGCAAGATGATAAAAGTGACGATACTTCAAAGCCAACCGCCAAGGAGGACGAAGCGAAGAAAGCCGACGTAACCGAGGGGAAACTTTGCGCTGGAGAACGTCCAACGTCCCAAACTCTGGATCTCAGGACTATTGCCTGTCTCCTGTCTATAGcagtctgcctctctctgtcctg GGTCGTGTTGCAGCAGAACATAAAATTTGCTGAAGTTGAGGAAAAATACAAACTACTGTATCAAAAGACAGCAGTGCTCCAAGAACTGGAGAATGAAATTGGCCAAATCACCAGGAAG CTGGACTCCTCCGAAAATGACCTGCAGGGTGCAATGTCGTCCGTGTCCTTGGTGAATAAGCTGGAGCGGGACATCTCCGGCCTGCACGCCGCCATCATGGCGATTCAGGACAGCGAGCACTCGGCCTCGCTCGACATCCAGGGCATCAACCGCCACTTTCTGAACGTGACCGAGGCGTGGCAGGCCAGCCTGGAGCTCATCACGCGGGACATCGGGGGGCTGAAGGCGGAGTCGCGGGCCGCCCACGGCCGGGTGACGGAGAAGGTGAACGAGGCGGAGGGGAAGGCGCGGGCCACGCGGAAGAGGCTGGCGGAGCTGGAGGACAGCACGCGCATGAACGCCCGCGCGCTGGAGAACACGGAGGAGGACGACGCCCGCCGCGTCCGGGACCAGCTGGACTGGAACACCCGGCAGATCGGGCAGCTGGAGGAGCGTCAGCGCGCCCTCTCCCGCCGCGACGCCGAGCTGCGCGACGCGCTGGCCGAGCACCTGCCGCGGGCGGAGCGCTGCGAGGAGCACCTGCCCGCCGTGGAGGACGCGGTGCGCTCCATCCTGCGGCTGGCCGCCGACCTGGGCGCGGCccagaggagggtggaggagctgaCCCTGCAGGTCTTCGGCGTGGAGGACAGCGCGCTCAAGGCCGTGTCCGAGATCCTGGCCATCCAGCAGGCGCTGGACGCCATGCAGGCCGACAACAGCATCCTGAAAATGAGGAACGACCTGGGCGTCGTCAAGGAGACCGTCAAGGAGATGTACCGTGCCAGGAGGGAGCTGGCCCACCCGGAGCCTCCAAGCCAGCAGGAGGCGCAAGACGAGGGCGAACCTGACAAACTCCCTGAGCATGAACCAGCTGAGCTGGGAGATGTGTGA
- the ikbip gene encoding inhibitor of nuclear factor kappa-B kinase-interacting protein isoform X2, with the protein MPSNELKQRKKTPQGKQDDKSDDTSKPTAKEDEAKKADVTEGKLCAGERPTSQTLDLRTIACLLSIAVCLSLSWVVLQQNIKFAEVEEKYKLLYQKTAVLQELENEIGQITRKFKGVQVLVEKLEGQSVLSHVENLDRDVSQLKEWVSGLTEKREKLQENLSGLSQAVRGIEERTTVITQDVSAKVASVRTDVRRMAGLESEVEALLASEQELEEKVAHAERAMVKRIGDVLASSIDRVTVLKSSTDRNGQSLERLRRQLAELSAADAALAGRLQTLESGRARLLKTVTFASDLKPKVSTIKKDFALLEPQMADLTLRIGRLAEDMMRREEDIAVLRETLANLTAVQGDLRSVQQQLTQVPNISDVFPQTNEPGE; encoded by the exons ATGCCGAGTAATGAactgaaacagagaaagaaaactcCACAAGGAAAGCAAGATGATAAAAGTGACGATACTTCAAAGCCAACCGCCAAGGAGGACGAAGCGAAGAAAGCCGACGTAACCGAGGGGAAACTTTGCGCTGGAGAACGTCCAACGTCCCAAACTCTGGATCTCAGGACTATTGCCTGTCTCCTGTCTATAGcagtctgcctctctctgtcctg GGTCGTGTTGCAGCAGAACATAAAATTTGCTGAAGTTGAGGAAAAATACAAACTACTGTATCAAAAGACAGCAGTGCTCCAAGAACTGGAGAATGAAATTGGCCAAATCACCAGGAAG TTTAAGGGTGTCCAGGTGCTGGTGGAGAAGCTCGAGGGGCAGTCTGTGCTGTCCCACGTGGAGAACTTGGATCGGGATGTGTCCCAGCTGAAGGAGTGGGTATCAGGCCTGACCGAAAAGCGAGAGAAGCTCCAGGAGAACCTGTCGGGTCTGTCCCAGGCCGTGCGGGGGATTGAGGAACGCACCACCGTCATCACCCAGGACGTCAGCGCCAAGGTGGCCTCGGTCAGGACGGACGTGCGGCGGATGGCCGGCCTGGAGTCGGAGGTGGAGGCGCTGCTGGCCTccgagcaggagctggaggagaaggtggCGCACGCGGAGCGGGCCATGGTGAAGAGGATCGGGGATGTGCTGGCGAGCAGCATCGACAGGGTGACCGTGCTGAAGAGCTCCACGGACAGGAACGGGCAGAGCCTGGAGCGGCTGCGGCGCCAGCTAGCCGAGCTGTCCGCCGCCGACGCCGCGCTCGCCGGCCGCCTCCAGACCCTGGAGAGCGGGCGTGCCCGGCTGCTGAAGACCGTCACCTTCGCCAGCGACCTGAAGCCCAAGGTCTCGACCATCAAGAAGGACTTCGCCCTGCTGGAGCCGCAGATGGCCGACCTGACGCTGCGGATCGGCCGGCTGGCCGAGGACATGATGCGGAGGGAGGAGGACATCGCCGTGCTCCGGGAGACCCTGGCCAACCTGACTGCCGTCCAGGGCGACCTGCGGAGCGTCCAGCAGCAGCTTACCCAGGTCCCCAACATAAGCGACGTGTTCCCTCAGACTAACGAGCCTGGGGAGTAG
- the ckap4 gene encoding cytoskeleton-associated protein 4 — protein MTAKHRNKNASDKNSTSIQDDVAKKITKASKSTDSTASGSGTWTKALAALSYIALVAAAGFAAFYLQKVVEEVGQISSRTEATIQKNAELTKKMESALQQVDSLKQTVDGFDSTLGRMQTELDSAGWALRKGEAETRRVEEALQKLQNELLQDLSEGIRELKEARDQDSSSLERMVEERLTELTRSIGDSVAEFAGAQSETQTQLRDLKARLDGVESPASLKRELLAVVETVGELQAAGQASEQTAEALRKQIAAVGAELQTRNEEVASTMQEIDSVRELVQSTAGVLRESVSAAEVSVKLLNDQAQSLQSGQDMAAGSIQGLEQGLRGAVAQAEKTGEEVEARLKALEQSADASAAATVAQTERAEAILAKHDAHESALTTLARDVQGVRAAGEAEAARLQAALTEAQQALAGQVEALQGDLGELQSKVAALGGRQTELSSRGSGLGQQLEGLGKRLKALEEETAKAPALDTLKASVSQAQKDVQQLRNTMDSLTAYSKKVEGHEVAITSLKSSLEETKASVSTLSKQKAPGKV, from the exons ATGACTGCGAAACACAGAAATAAGAATGCAAGTGACAAGAATTCCACTTCTATTCAAGATGACGTGGCGAAGAAAATCACGAAGGCCAGCAAAAGCACCGACTCTACTGCATCGGGGTCAGGGACCTGGACAAAGGCTTTGGCCGCGCTCAGTTACATTGCACTGGTAGCCGCAGCCGGGTTCGCTGCCTTTTATCTTCAAAAAGTGGTAGAAGAAGTTGGCCAGATAAGTAGCAGGACAGAAGCAACCATCCAGAAAAACGCGGAGCTGACAAAGAAAATGGAGAGCGCCCTGCAACAG GTTGACTCCTTGAAGCAAACGGTGGACGGGTTCGACTCGACCCTGGGCAGGATGCAGACGGAGCTGGACAGCGCCGGGTGGGCGCTGCGGAAGGGCGAGGCGGAGACGCGGCGGGTGGAGGAGGcgctgcagaagctgcagaacGAGCTCCTGCAGGACCTCTCGGAGGGGATCCGGGAGCTGAAGGAGGCCCGCGATCAGGACTCCTCGTCGCTGGAGCGCATGGTGGAGGAGCGGCTGACGGAGCTGACCCGCTCCATCGGCGACAGCGTGGCCGAGTTCGCCGGGGCGCAGAGTGAGACGCAGACCCAGCTCAGAGACCTGAAGGCCAGGCTGGACGGCGTGGAGAGCCCCGCCTCGCTGAAGCGCGAGCTCCTGGCCGTCGTCGAGACCGTCGGGGAGCTCCAGGCCGCCGGTCAGGCGTCCGAGCAGACGGCCGAGGCCCTGAGGAAGCAGATAGCCGccgtgggggcggagctccagACCAGGAACGAGGAAGTGGCGTCCACAATGCAGGAGATTGACTCGGTGAGGGAGCTGGTGCAGAGCACAGCCGGTGTGCTGAGGGAGTCCGTGTCTGCAGCCGAGGTCTCCGTCAAGCTCCTCAATGACCAGGCCCAGAGCCTGCAGTCTGGGCAGGACATGGCGGCGGGCAGCATCCAGGGCCTGGAGCAGGGCCTGCGGGGGGCGGTGGCGCAGGCCGAGAAGACCGGCGAGGAGGTGGAGGCCCGGCTGAAGGCCCTGGAGCAGAGCGCCGATGCCTCGGCGGCCGCCACCGTGGCACAGACGGAGAGGGCGGAGGCCATCCTGGCCAAGCATGACGCTCACGAGAGCGCGCTCACCACGCTGGCGAGGGACGTGCAGGGCGTCCGAGCGGCCGGCGAGGCGGAGGCCGCCCGGCTCCAGGCCGCCCTGACGGAGGCGCAGCAGGCCCTGGCGGGCCAGGTGGAGGCGCTGCAGGGCGACCTGGGGGAGCTCCAGAGCAAGGTGGCCGCTCTGGGCGGCCGGCAGACGGAGCTGTCCTCGCGGGGCTCCGGCCTGGGCCAGCAGCTGGAGGGCCTGGGGAAGAGGCTGaaggccctggaggaggagacggCCAAGGCCCCAGCGCTGGACACTCTGAAGGCCTCGGTCAGCCAGGCCCAGAAAGACGTGCAGCAGCTCAGGAACACGATGGACAGCTTGACAGCCTACTCTAAGAAGGTGGAGGGCCACGAGGTGGCCATCACCTCACTGAAGAGTTCACTGGAGGAGACCAAAGCTTCTGTGAGCACGCTCTCCAAACAGAAAGCACCCGGCAAGGTCTGA